ATTATATTTTCTAGTTAAATTACTACCAGCTATCTCAGTTGAAGGTCTTGTTTTTGTATCTTAGGACGATGAGGTGTTCACTTTTCGCTTTAACCTCATCACAATTGATGCGACTGGAGTGGAAACCACCTACTCTGTGAATGcaacctgctccctccctctaccctggTCCCCCAGAGAAGTCAGCTGTGAGGAGAACTATATGGAGGTACTAATACATGGCTCTAGACTGTGCCTCCAGGGTTGTATTTGTGCTGATGCCGGCCTAGACTATCCTTAACCTTTTTTATAGGAGTATGGTCTGTTATATTCCCCTGTAGGTGTCGGTGAGGGGTGAAGTGTCTGGTCTACCTGGTACAGAAGCAGATGCCTGGACTGCTGCCCTTGCTCAAGTAAGCTAAAGGCTATTTGGCAAATTCTCAATTTGATGAGCTCCACCAGTTTGTCCCCAATAACACTATGTATGCCCTGTCTCTTGTTCCTCATCAGGCCCACAGCTCTGCCATGTCGACCTGGCAGGTGATGTTCCAGCAGGAGGGGCAGCAGCTGACTCTCATGTCCCCTTCAGAGGCTCGGGAGCTGGGCTACGTGTTCTACCTCACCCAGGGGAGGCTAGTGTTCCGTTCACCCTACACGCCAGGTTCTGTCATGGGGTCTGTCACCATGGTGAGGATTTAAATTGATGCAGTTATCTTGGGTATGTCTCAATGCTGGCACGAGGCTTTCCCATCTCAAATTACACTAAACGCCTTGATGGGTAGGATCTCTTAAAATTTAACTTGTTTAGGCTGGAATACTGGATTTACTTACATAGCTCTTCAGTTGTCTTCATACTGTATTGTTGGCAGGTACCAAATCATTATCTAATTCCAGGTGAATGGTACGTTGGTTGAGGTGGTCTATCTGATACTAGTCTCCAGGCAGAGATGGATGGTCATCATGGTGAACTTGGTGGTTGCTTGCAGCACTGGTAAGTTTCAGTGACCTATCAGCCCTGACCATTCAAGGTTCAAAGGGGTAGATGGGCTAAACAATTGTGATTGCTCAATCTAGTGACTATGTTCATCTGCACCTGATCACTGCACTGATTGATCACTAAACCAGGAAGTGTTCATCAGTCTTAACCTTCCTATGTATAACCTATTTCCAGATGAAGGAATGTATGATGGGGCGGGGCTGGTCTGGCAGACCCCCACTCTGCTGTCCCCGCTGTTCTCTGGCCTCTCTGGGTTGGAGAGCAGCAAGATCTCAATGGGGGTGGATGGGCAGCTCCTGGATGAGCCCATCACAGCAGAGCGAGGCTACAGCCTGGACATCAGTGACACCACTGTCCAGATCAGCATCCCCTTCAACGCTGCCGGAGGATACAGAAAAGTCAGTAGCATACTAGGCCGGCATCTGACCATTCACATGGAGACTCTTACCTTTTATTCTGATCCAGAGAAGCTGCAATTGGCTTCAGTCACCCATGTCCTCTGTACACCTTGAATATTCTACTTTGTACCATATAACCTAATTGCAGATGCTTCATAATGGTTTCAATTCTTCCAGAGCTTGGTGATGGACAACATGTACCATGAGTTCTATGTGGTCCGTCTCTACTATGAACAAATCTTCATGGATgacagtggtgtggagaccagaCTCCGCCTCCACAGGCCCATGAACACACCCCTTCTGATCCAGCACCTCTCCATCATTAACCGTAGGAGTTCTACTAGCCAATCCGAAGTGGGTCTTCAGCTCCATGGTCATGATTGCTAATGACCCTGTTGTCCTTCTCCCACCACAGAAACAGTCCTTGAGGATCGTGTGTTTACTGTTTACCTGGGGAACATCCACTACGATGTTGACCTGGTGGCGGTGAAGCTCAATGGTCACAACTTCACCATACTAGAGGCGAATAAAAGTGGCCTTGTCATAACCATGGTCCCTCAGCCCAATAGTAACCTTCATGCCTACATTCTCAGGGTGCCATTTGATGCTGCTGTTCACAAGCTGGTAATGATGCAATGATATTAGCTACTGTGGTCTCGGCTTTTCCTCAACATTGGAGAAGAGGGGGTTCCTGGCCTCAACTTTCTCCAATGGTTTTAAGAGGTGAATTGAAGGCTCTTGTACTGTTTCTTAATTGGTGTTGTGTTCCTGTCCATAGTACCCTACAGAGGGGCTTCTCGAATACTCGTTGGACATCAACTACACATTGGTCATCCTGCCTCAGGCGGAGCCGTACTTCTACCTGGCCTCAGTCGTGGCTCAGTTCAATGATGTCTGTAAGTTGACTTCAACCTTCAACTATAAGACCTGGGCTGCACGATAATATGATGACGCAGCCCAGTAACCAACCACTATACACTTCCCCATGTTTACCCCTAACGTCATGTCACTATTGACTAAACTATTTGTTTCTTCTCAGTCCCTCCAGTCTTCAAAGGCGTCTGCAACGAGAAAAGCATCCGTTTCCAGATGGACCATAAGCCATTTGACTACCTGTGGGAGGTGGGTGTTGGCCCTTACATTCTGACCACAAATCTGGCAGCCAAGCGGGGCTACATCATGCAGAATGACAGCAAGAGTCTGACCCTGGAAGTGCCCCTCTTCTCTGTTGGCTACACTTATAAGGTGAGATGCTCATTGGTCAAGTGCTTAAACTGACTTGTCGTTGGATAAAATAGGAGTTATAATTATTTAAAATGTACCTGCTCTTTTTTTCTTCCTAGGACATCAATTTGAAGCAGTTCCGTGGCACCTTTGAAATTCTCTCAAGAGCTCCGAAGACCTTGGCGGTCAAGAGTTCCTTGGCCAAAGCGTGTCTATTCCAGACTACTGAGGTCATAGGTAACTACTAGTTTGTCAGCTATTAACCTGCAGCGTCGCTTTCTTTTGCCTGGTGACTCTTTTATAGGATTGATCAGCACTAACAGGCCTTCCTTTCTCCAGTGTGTTCCACTGAAGGTGTGATGACAGTAGTGTCTGTGATTTTGGCCATCCCTGGATCTGAACCCATCAGATCCTCCCTCCTGGACTCTACCTGCAGGCCTCAAGAGATGGATGACACCAGGGTTCTCTTTAGCTTTAGACTTGACACCTGTGGAACCAGGGTCCAGGTATAGCACTGTCCAACCCATAGAATTAGTCATAAAGGCAATCGGGCTCCACGAGTGATCGGTATTTGAAATGGAAGTTCCAGCATTCTTCCATCTTAACCAACAACTAAAATCTTGCTAAATTGTGGTCTGCTGTGGGTTTTAGTTCTGGGGTTTCGGTTTGAGTCCTTACCAAGGGACTCTGCTGAAACCCCCTAATTTAACCTGGTAATTATTTCATTAAGCACCACCTTTGCACCATATCCTAATCTGGCCAAATAATTTGAACACAAGAATATCCTGAATGTGCAGAGACGGTCCAAGTGATTGTGCCTTAACTCAGTGTTCACAACTTTATTCTAGGGCCCCTGGTACTTAAAATATCATTTTTAAACTCAAGTGCTACACAGTTGCTTCAAAGCTTGCGGAGTTGATATTTGAATCTGTAATGCCAGGGCAAAGTATATACCCCAGGACTGAGTTTTGGGGAAACCCTGGTTTAACTCAGGAACTTTCAGCATACAGGCCAACTACTTAAATTAATATTAAGACTTAAACTGTCTTGATATCTCATGAGGGCTAACAAAAGAACAACTAAGTGTTTAGACATGGCTTTCAACAGGTTAATGGTTGAATGAATAAATTCAGGTTTGTTTTGACCTCTTGTGTTGCAGTTTGATTACCAGCACCTTACCTATGAAAATGAGATCACCGTTGAGCATACAAGTCAATCAGTGGAAGCACCAGTCTCAACCAGGTACACTGCCTTTGTGTACATGACTTCACTAATAATATACTGTCTCATTGGTTGAAACAAAGTACAATAAATATTAATCAGTCATTAACTCTCACTAAAGGCACTCGTGGCTTTAATGTATACTTATGTTCAATTGTTCTCTCGTAAGGGTGACTGTGCGGTGTGTCTATCCACTGAGTGGCCTTTACAAGCTGTTTGCGCATCGGCGGTTTGAAGCAGACTCGCCAGGATTTGGCACCATCTTGACTAGAGTCCCTGTAAAGTAAGTGTTAAATACTTGGTGTCATGTATCTAAAAAGTGGAGAAATTTACTCCTGACTCTGTCCACACTATTTCAGCCTACCCATTATACCTCCAAAACAGGAGTGACTCCTGGGAGAAACTGGCAAATTAATCTTTAGGCCCACACCAGTCACGCAACACAATTTTATGACGTACAATGACAACTAGTATGGTGTTACATTTCAAACTGAGCTAactttttcttcctctctctgtaggaaCTAATGAAGTGACAATGCTGCCAAGAGTATTGAGTTTAAATGTCTTAATAAATATAATCTTGCAAAGCTCTGTAGCTTGTCCTGATGTGGCTTCATTCAGTTTGGGGGTTATACCCCAAGTGAATTCTAATTGGGTAACACTTTAAAGCCCTGTTAACATTGGCACTTTGAAGTCAACCCAGGGTGGGTTAACTCAAATGTTATTTCCATTGCCTCCAGAAATTAGACTGCCATGATGCTACTGTAGGTTGACAATGTGGTGAGCTGGAGTCACTAATGTAGCTAGCAAGATGTTGACCTGAGTAATTTACCATGTTGTAACTTTACCCCAAATTCCTGCTATGTGGCATGACTGATCCATCTATTTAGCTTGCTAATGTTCACTAACTAAATGGTTAGTGTTGCTAGCTTAATTCCTTGCTTGCCATGGCATTCGCCACCTAGCAAACTAGAAAAAAATGATAGGCTCTGGCTCGTGTTCAATATGAACTAGCAGGAATTCACTTGCCATCTAACTGACTTGCTAGCATTCAAGGGCTGAAGGGTCTGTTTTGTATAGTGAAAACATTTGTAAGAAGGATGGATTTATGGTGGTAATTCCCCATGTATGACTACTGCTTGTCCATGCACTAGCTAAACTTTCAGTGTCTAGCAGTGATCAGCTTGGTTGTTGTGTAAAGTCACAGCCCTAAATCTAATCAAGCTGGCACCAGTTAACCTGGGCCAGTGCAGCCCAGTTTTCTTtaacctaggcaagtcagttaagaacatgaTTTTCAATGAACGgcagttgtaccttgtcagctcggatttgaacttgcaacctttcgttactagtccaacacttaccattaggctaccctgccgccccttgacCCAGCGTGAAGTTGAGCATTTTTTTTGAGCCAGCTATTTGACCCTTTAAGTGCCAGTGGAAACCGCCCCAAGTTATGACCAGGCTTTTCCTTTTATCGCTAGTCCCAACAGTTCTGTTTTTTAGGGTGTTTGTGGGCTTCAGCCATACAGTAGCCAGAACACCAAGGTTGTTATATTGTTGTCAAGTAAACTGAAATTGCACTAGTGGATGATAGTGGCTGGCAATGTGGGTAAGCCTAGCAGTGGACAGGGCCAATACTTCAAGGTGGCCTGAGTGTAGGATCACTGGAATGCTTGTGTCTGGACATCGGATCTGGCTGAGGCAAGGGTCATAAGTCTGCTGGGTGGATGAAGTGGACATGAATGCGGATTCCAGTGTGCGGACA
The genomic region above belongs to Oncorhynchus masou masou isolate Uvic2021 chromosome 27, UVic_Omas_1.1, whole genome shotgun sequence and contains:
- the zpax4 gene encoding zona pellucida protein AX 4, which gives rise to MQGGGAIETACRDRYLLVTTQLSFAGNEPRFEAVDADGVHPITKQYGSECGYMFSILPLPGHAELRASYFSCHTDNQDDEVFTFRFNLITIDATGVETTYSVNATCSLPLPWSPREVSCEENYMEVSVRGEVSGLPGTEADAWTAALAQAHSSAMSTWQVMFQQEGQQLTLMSPSEARELGYVFYLTQGRLVFRSPYTPGSVMGSVTMVNGTLVEVVYLILVSRQRWMVIMVNLVVACSTDEGMYDGAGLVWQTPTLLSPLFSGLSGLESSKISMGVDGQLLDEPITAERGYSLDISDTTVQISIPFNAAGGYRKSLVMDNMYHEFYVVRLYYEQIFMDDSGVETRLRLHRPMNTPLLIQHLSIINQTVLEDRVFTVYLGNIHYDVDLVAVKLNGHNFTILEANKSGLVITMVPQPNSNLHAYILRVPFDAAVHKLYPTEGLLEYSLDINYTLVILPQAEPYFYLASVVAQFNDVFPPVFKGVCNEKSIRFQMDHKPFDYLWEVGVGPYILTTNLAAKRGYIMQNDSKSLTLEVPLFSVGYTYKDINLKQFRGTFEILSRAPKTLAVKSSLAKACLFQTTEVIVCSTEGVMTVVSVILAIPGSEPIRSSLLDSTCRPQEMDDTRVLFSFRLDTCGTRVQFDYQHLTYENEITVEHTSQSVEAPVSTRVTVRCVYPLSGLYKLFAHRRFEADSPGFGTILTRVPVKYYGQEHNTN